In a single window of the Melioribacteraceae bacterium genome:
- a CDS encoding thermonuclease family protein — protein MSRVIDGDTFVLSDSQRVRMIGVDCPEIARQNKSAEAFSKEAAEKTKSLIFHKTVKLTFDGKAFDIFGRLLAYVWLTDSKGKDSVFVQIELLKNGLARISYYTKEKRYYSLFYNLRNTARKKKLGIWSNE, from the coding sequence GTGTCTCGTGTAATCGATGGGGATACTTTCGTTCTTTCTGATTCCCAACGTGTAAGAATGATTGGTGTTGATTGCCCGGAGATTGCCAGACAAAATAAATCGGCGGAAGCATTTTCAAAAGAAGCAGCTGAAAAAACTAAATCACTAATCTTTCACAAAACTGTTAAACTTACTTTCGATGGAAAGGCATTCGATATATTCGGTAGGTTACTCGCTTACGTTTGGTTAACAGATTCTAAAGGAAAAGATTCTGTATTCGTTCAAATAGAGCTTTTGAAAAATGGATTAGCACGAATCAGTTATTATACAAAAGAAAAACGATATTACAGTTTATTCTATAATCTCAGAAACACAGCAAGAAAAAAGAAACTTGGCATATGGTCTAATGAATAA
- a CDS encoding efflux RND transporter permease subunit: protein MIEKIIDWSANNRFIVILLYLIVIGFGIYSVVNLPVDAIPDLSENQVIIFTEWMGRSPQIIEDQVTYPIVSGLQGLPQVKAVRASSMFGMSFVFVVFEDGVDTYFARTRVLERMNTIQAQLPSGVVPALGPDGSGVGHVYWYTVEGKGYDLGTLRAVQDWYIRYKLSSVDGVAEVASIGGFVKQYQVDVNPTDLRAYNLTVSDVVNAVQRSNNEVGGKILEISDAEYFVRGQGYIQSKDDIENTVIKTSANGIPILIKNVATVALGGDIRRGALEKNGEGEVAGGIIVMRTGENAKNVIERVKAKIKEISPGLPPGVEIISSYDRSTLISEAIGTLDRALIEAAITVSIMVAIFLLHWRSIVRILIEIPIAVLISFIFMYMFDITSNIMSLGGIILAIGVIVDSSIVLVENAYRNIAKAIEEKGHLSNEEYKKISIDSAKQVGRAIFFSELIILVSFIPVFLLTGQEGKMFKPLAFTKSFTMIGAAIVVISLIPVLMTMLMRGKFRPEEKNPSTRFFIKIYEPVIHWVLKHRKTTIAINVIALLITVPMILNTGSEFMPPLDEGSILYMPVTLPGASITEVNRILKEQDKIIKSVHEVHHVLGKTGRAETPTDNAPLSMIETIIMLKPKDEWRPGITKQDIVAELDSKLQIPGVRNGWTQPIINRINMLSTGVRTDIGFKIFGPNLDTLESYAIKAENLLKNINGAADVVAERVQNGYYLDINIKRGLAARYGVNIRDLQDIIETAIGGQNLGIVIDGRMRFPIRMRYQKDYRDNVEELKSLIVPVALSNPMASQTSSSSMNGGGMGKSSSGGMSSSMGNSNQAGIIPQVPNSQNDFSLTNTNQSAVTYLPLSELADINLVTGPPMISSENGMLRSIVFMNTRGRDMGSVMVDAKDVIAEGLKLPAGYSYTWSGQYESKVRAQQTMQIIMPVVFLIIFVLLYFTLKDYLEAGVVMLSVPFALIGGMYMVYILGYNFSVAVWVGFIALYGVAVETGVVMVVYLHEALDKRLRAFHKGERGHITNTDIYEATVEGSVLRLRPKLMTVGTSMVGLIPIMWATGTGSDVMKPLTAPLIGGLLTSAIHVLVVTPILFAMMKERALKKGKLEVSKMADWMKEGE, encoded by the coding sequence ATGATTGAAAAAATTATTGATTGGTCCGCGAACAACAGATTTATTGTAATTCTACTTTATCTTATAGTAATCGGCTTTGGCATTTACAGCGTTGTTAATTTGCCGGTTGATGCAATACCCGATCTATCGGAAAATCAAGTTATAATTTTTACAGAATGGATGGGACGCTCACCACAAATTATTGAAGATCAAGTCACTTATCCTATTGTTTCCGGTTTGCAAGGATTGCCTCAAGTAAAAGCTGTTCGTGCATCTTCGATGTTTGGGATGTCTTTTGTTTTTGTTGTATTTGAAGATGGAGTTGATACATACTTTGCCCGCACACGCGTCCTCGAAAGGATGAATACCATTCAAGCTCAATTACCCTCCGGTGTTGTTCCTGCACTTGGTCCGGATGGAAGCGGTGTGGGACATGTTTACTGGTACACAGTTGAAGGAAAGGGATATGATCTCGGTACATTACGTGCAGTTCAAGATTGGTATATCCGTTACAAACTCTCCTCCGTTGACGGCGTTGCAGAAGTAGCAAGTATCGGCGGATTCGTAAAACAATATCAAGTTGATGTTAATCCAACTGATCTTCGAGCTTACAATCTAACCGTCTCCGATGTCGTGAATGCAGTTCAAAGAAGCAATAATGAAGTTGGAGGGAAAATTCTTGAGATAAGTGATGCTGAATATTTTGTTCGCGGTCAAGGCTACATTCAATCGAAAGATGATATTGAAAATACAGTGATAAAAACATCCGCCAATGGAATTCCGATACTAATTAAAAATGTAGCAACTGTAGCATTAGGCGGAGATATTCGCCGTGGTGCGCTGGAGAAAAATGGTGAAGGTGAAGTTGCTGGTGGAATTATTGTAATGAGAACCGGCGAGAATGCTAAAAACGTCATTGAAAGAGTAAAAGCAAAAATAAAAGAAATCTCTCCAGGTCTTCCTCCAGGAGTTGAGATAATTTCTTCTTATGACAGAAGTACTTTGATTTCAGAAGCGATTGGCACTTTAGATAGAGCTTTAATAGAAGCGGCCATTACAGTTTCTATTATGGTAGCCATATTCTTACTTCACTGGAGAAGCATAGTTAGAATACTTATTGAGATTCCTATTGCAGTTCTAATCTCTTTTATTTTTATGTACATGTTTGATATTACATCAAACATTATGAGTCTAGGCGGAATTATTTTAGCGATAGGAGTAATAGTAGACTCTTCCATTGTACTAGTAGAGAATGCTTATCGTAACATCGCAAAAGCTATAGAAGAAAAAGGGCATCTCTCAAATGAAGAATACAAGAAAATATCAATTGATTCAGCAAAGCAAGTAGGTAGAGCTATTTTCTTTTCAGAATTGATAATTCTTGTTTCATTTATTCCGGTATTTCTTTTAACCGGTCAAGAGGGAAAAATGTTTAAACCTCTTGCTTTCACAAAGTCATTCACCATGATAGGCGCTGCCATTGTTGTAATTTCTCTTATTCCGGTTTTAATGACAATGCTGATGCGCGGTAAATTCCGTCCGGAAGAAAAAAATCCATCAACAAGATTTTTTATAAAAATTTATGAACCGGTCATTCATTGGGTGCTAAAGCACCGAAAAACAACAATAGCAATAAATGTAATTGCGCTATTAATAACTGTCCCGATGATTCTTAACACGGGTAGCGAGTTTATGCCACCGCTGGATGAAGGTTCTATTCTTTATATGCCCGTAACATTACCCGGCGCATCAATTACAGAAGTTAACCGAATATTGAAAGAACAAGACAAGATTATTAAATCAGTTCATGAAGTTCATCATGTTCTTGGAAAAACCGGAAGGGCGGAAACTCCGACGGACAATGCACCATTGAGTATGATTGAGACTATAATAATGCTAAAACCAAAGGACGAGTGGCGCCCTGGAATAACAAAGCAAGATATTGTTGCAGAACTTGATTCAAAATTACAAATTCCCGGAGTTCGTAATGGTTGGACTCAACCGATTATAAACAGAATTAATATGCTTTCCACCGGTGTAAGAACTGATATAGGATTTAAAATTTTTGGTCCTAATCTGGATACTCTCGAATCATACGCAATTAAGGCAGAAAATTTATTGAAAAATATCAACGGCGCTGCAGATGTTGTTGCTGAAAGAGTGCAGAACGGTTACTATCTCGATATCAATATCAAGCGCGGTCTCGCCGCACGGTATGGTGTAAACATACGCGATCTTCAAGATATAATTGAAACGGCAATCGGCGGACAGAATTTAGGAATTGTTATAGATGGAAGAATGCGCTTTCCAATCAGAATGCGTTATCAAAAAGATTACCGTGATAATGTTGAAGAACTGAAAAGTCTAATCGTTCCGGTTGCGTTATCAAACCCAATGGCCTCACAAACATCATCAAGTTCTATGAACGGCGGCGGAATGGGGAAAAGTAGTTCCGGCGGAATGTCTTCTTCTATGGGAAATTCAAACCAAGCTGGTATTATTCCTCAAGTGCCAAATTCACAAAATGATTTTTCCCTTACAAACACAAATCAAAGTGCAGTCACCTATTTACCCCTTTCAGAATTAGCAGATATAAATTTAGTTACCGGTCCTCCAATGATAAGCAGTGAAAACGGAATGCTTCGCTCAATAGTTTTCATGAACACACGCGGACGTGATATGGGCAGTGTTATGGTTGACGCAAAAGATGTAATTGCTGAGGGTTTAAAATTACCCGCCGGATATTCTTATACATGGAGCGGTCAGTATGAAAGCAAGGTTCGCGCCCAGCAAACTATGCAAATAATTATGCCGGTCGTATTCTTGATAATATTTGTTCTGCTTTATTTTACTCTAAAAGATTATTTAGAAGCCGGGGTTGTGATGCTTTCAGTTCCGTTTGCTCTTATTGGTGGAATGTATATGGTTTACATCCTTGGTTACAATTTTTCAGTTGCAGTCTGGGTCGGTTTTATTGCACTCTATGGTGTAGCCGTTGAAACCGGTGTAGTAATGGTAGTTTATTTGCACGAGGCTCTAGACAAAAGATTAAGAGCATTTCACAAAGGTGAAAGGGGCCATATCACAAATACAGATATCTATGAAGCGACTGTTGAAGGTTCCGTTCTCAGACTTAGACCAAAATTGATGACCGTTGGTACCTCAATGGTAGGTTTAATTCCTATAATGTGGGCAACGGGTACCGGTTCCGACGTAATGAAACCGTTAACAGCCCCTTTGATTGGGGGATTGCTTACAAGCGCTATACATGTGCTTGTAGTTACGCCCATTCTATTTGCAATGATGAAAGAACGTGCGCTTAAAAAAGGGAAACTCGAAGTTTCTAAAATGGCGGACTGGATGAAGGAAGGAGAATAA
- a CDS encoding VWA domain-containing protein, protein MELTSHDKKIIQKYISAFSEHRNPEDVLSDCRTSVVTLMQSILIEEYKYAPTSTDLKEPAKCFFESDFIEKKIGSKREPRSQELLNIKNQMSIVLQNRNFKQYSTDDDNEKLEELAKQSKSALTVICRWFFSKHKKFQLSLVTNLSFDDKEAVKHLFYVKIDKKEKDVIEREYYYVILLIDSSQSMLWPYLKDQRNYDKEDSSDYKEAVSVVQKAMQVAHEKALTALRGSSICKGDNNCTGYMMIYQYTFNHRKKLLNPPEELSSVGLDKVAKISKINYYPEGRTALYDVIDESIKVIYDNYLKKAMDEEKRIDKVAIGVITDGEDTVITDAHQKASKISEIRKYLNILRGQGDLSKCFLVSSVLIGLTGTDFSESKLKEIKSELTFDEIISINQSDEHSIRQAFKLFSTNAINV, encoded by the coding sequence ATGGAATTAACCTCACATGATAAAAAGATAATTCAAAAGTATATTTCTGCATTTAGTGAACATCGAAATCCCGAGGATGTTTTATCTGATTGCAGAACTTCTGTTGTAACATTAATGCAAAGTATACTTATTGAAGAGTATAAATACGCGCCTACTTCAACGGACCTTAAAGAACCCGCAAAATGCTTTTTTGAATCTGATTTTATCGAAAAAAAGATTGGCAGTAAAAGAGAACCACGTTCCCAAGAATTGTTAAATATTAAAAATCAGATGAGTATTGTTCTTCAAAATAGAAATTTTAAACAATATTCAACAGATGATGATAATGAAAAATTGGAGGAACTCGCAAAACAAAGTAAATCTGCATTGACAGTTATTTGTAGATGGTTTTTTTCAAAGCATAAAAAATTTCAATTATCTTTAGTTACAAATCTCTCTTTTGACGACAAAGAAGCTGTGAAACACCTATTTTATGTTAAAATTGATAAGAAAGAAAAAGATGTAATAGAAAGAGAATATTATTATGTAATACTTTTGATTGATAGCTCTCAATCAATGTTATGGCCTTACTTAAAAGATCAACGTAATTATGATAAAGAAGATTCAAGTGACTATAAAGAAGCTGTTTCAGTTGTTCAAAAGGCGATGCAAGTTGCTCATGAAAAAGCATTAACTGCACTACGAGGAAGCAGCATTTGTAAGGGAGATAATAATTGTACTGGTTATATGATGATATATCAATACACTTTTAATCACAGAAAAAAACTGCTTAACCCACCTGAAGAACTTTCTTCAGTTGGTTTAGATAAAGTTGCAAAGATTAGTAAAATCAATTATTATCCCGAAGGCAGAACAGCATTATATGATGTTATTGATGAATCAATCAAAGTTATATATGACAATTACTTGAAGAAAGCGATGGACGAGGAGAAAAGGATTGATAAGGTCGCTATTGGAGTTATAACAGATGGGGAGGATACTGTAATAACCGATGCACATCAAAAAGCTTCCAAAATCTCAGAAATTAGAAAATATTTAAACATATTGCGAGGTCAAGGCGATCTGAGTAAATGCTTTCTTGTAAGCAGTGTTTTGATTGGACTGACTGGCACCGATTTTTCTGAAAGTAAATTGAAAGAAATTAAAAGTGAATTAACATTTGATGAAATAATTTCTATAAATCAATCAGATGAACATTCAATAAGGCAAGCCTTTAAACTATTTTCTACAAATGCAATAAACGTATAA
- a CDS encoding HAMP domain-containing protein: MHFDFTQILFLLASFIAAVGLIFIIYSRSSTAITSKLFILTLVLVIAYLVSHTVHFVLMPSFDVTALDISCHSLLLMILVSLTFFSWNYPVQKEIGITRGLLIIFPSTVLLILLWNGNLIHESQASMEMFSVEFSSLYPLFLFWYLFLIVLNSIWIVQKLKAALDPILRKQLFFYLFGLIITNIATFVFGLFLPWILGFYYLVEISPLAFLIGFIFFTAIAIGKYNMFPYAVQKVHSFSLNKKIVFSAIVVVPIIILLVQIPLGRLLFNINSIQEMIRFFFISLFVGLIVSVSMSFIISRIIAQPITLLKEKALEIGKGNYQVNVEYNSSDEIGELSQAFNSMAFSLDKNITERKKLEAEIIRSEKFAALGKMSAVLAHEIKTPLTSIKMNVDILNQTLPLQPEDKEAFQIITKEINRLTDLVKEVLQVSRTAPLRFSNLNLRKFVDEIFHQVEPDSNQKRISFINNTADIEFVGDEDKLKQVFLNMIQNSIDAITKTGTITIFSHLSDNYLIIRLTDDGCGVEEPDNIFDPFFTTKVSGTGLGLSISQKIIEQHNGKFALFSSRPGETIFEIKLPLNDYGKNSSNR; the protein is encoded by the coding sequence ATGCACTTTGATTTTACTCAGATATTATTTCTTCTTGCATCTTTCATTGCTGCGGTGGGGCTTATTTTTATCATTTATTCCCGTTCATCAACAGCGATTACATCAAAACTATTCATCCTTACTCTTGTATTAGTAATTGCTTACTTGGTCTCTCATACAGTTCACTTTGTTCTAATGCCATCTTTCGATGTAACCGCTCTTGATATTTCTTGCCATTCACTTCTGCTAATGATTCTTGTTTCACTCACTTTTTTTTCATGGAATTATCCTGTTCAAAAAGAGATAGGTATAACACGCGGACTTTTAATAATTTTCCCTTCTACTGTTCTTTTAATTCTGTTGTGGAATGGTAACCTTATACATGAGTCTCAAGCTAGCATGGAAATGTTTTCCGTTGAATTCTCTTCGCTATATCCATTGTTCCTATTTTGGTATTTATTTTTAATTGTTCTTAACTCAATTTGGATTGTTCAGAAACTTAAAGCTGCACTGGATCCTATTCTTCGTAAACAGTTGTTCTTTTATTTATTCGGATTGATTATAACAAATATTGCCACTTTTGTATTCGGTTTGTTTCTTCCCTGGATTCTTGGTTTCTACTATCTTGTTGAAATAAGTCCGCTTGCTTTTCTAATTGGATTCATATTTTTCACAGCAATTGCAATTGGGAAATACAATATGTTCCCTTACGCTGTTCAAAAGGTTCATAGCTTTAGCTTGAATAAGAAAATAGTGTTTTCCGCAATAGTGGTGGTCCCTATAATTATTTTACTTGTGCAAATCCCTCTTGGCAGACTACTCTTTAATATTAATTCTATTCAAGAAATGATACGCTTCTTTTTCATAAGTCTCTTTGTTGGATTGATTGTGAGCGTCAGCATGTCTTTCATAATATCAAGAATTATAGCCCAGCCAATTACTTTACTAAAAGAAAAGGCTCTTGAAATTGGAAAAGGTAATTATCAAGTAAATGTTGAATACAACTCTAGCGATGAAATTGGGGAGCTTTCTCAAGCATTCAACAGTATGGCTTTTTCATTGGACAAAAATATAACCGAAAGAAAAAAACTTGAAGCGGAAATAATTCGTTCAGAAAAATTCGCTGCACTTGGTAAAATGTCCGCTGTTCTTGCCCATGAAATTAAAACGCCGCTTACTTCAATTAAAATGAATGTAGATATCTTGAACCAAACGTTACCGCTTCAACCGGAAGATAAAGAAGCGTTTCAAATTATTACGAAAGAAATTAATCGACTGACCGATCTTGTTAAGGAGGTTCTACAAGTATCCCGAACTGCGCCGCTCAGATTTTCTAATCTTAATCTTAGAAAATTTGTTGACGAGATATTTCATCAAGTAGAGCCGGATTCAAATCAAAAACGGATTTCGTTTATAAATAATACAGCCGATATTGAATTTGTAGGTGACGAAGATAAACTTAAGCAAGTTTTTCTTAATATGATTCAAAACTCAATAGACGCTATCACGAAAACTGGAACAATTACAATCTTTTCTCACTTATCTGATAATTATCTTATCATTCGCTTAACTGACGATGGCTGTGGGGTTGAAGAACCCGACAATATATTCGATCCATTCTTTACTACTAAAGTATCGGGAACCGGACTAGGCTTATCTATTTCTCAAAAAATTATTGAACAACATAATGGCAAGTTTGCGCTATTTTCATCACGTCCCGGAGAAACAATTTTCGAAATTAAATTACCTTTGAATGACTATGGAAAAAATTCTAGTAATAGATGA
- a CDS encoding SLATT domain-containing protein, with translation MANTEENIIDFSQVLYKKVKTTMQSRYYSSAFYDIRDKYSIASQGFLSAYIIIINFLPSGIIAPHVITFFTIALSILMLVLSQIESHAGYKLLASRLHNCGKELRILETELLKIIHKKDCQSLDQEKLVDDILISYNHILSKYQENHNPISYQKVLTIMDRNNYSFFTRHFINLRYLLMPRLLYILLIFIPPILITVIYVTK, from the coding sequence ATGGCTAATACAGAAGAGAATATTATTGATTTTTCACAAGTACTTTATAAAAAAGTTAAGACAACGATGCAATCACGTTATTATTCAAGTGCTTTTTATGACATCCGTGATAAGTATTCAATTGCTTCACAAGGCTTTCTATCTGCTTATATAATTATTATTAATTTTTTACCTTCCGGGATTATTGCCCCTCATGTAATTACCTTTTTTACTATAGCTCTTTCTATTTTAATGTTAGTTCTAAGCCAAATTGAATCACATGCTGGTTATAAGTTATTAGCTTCAAGGTTGCACAATTGTGGCAAAGAATTGAGAATATTAGAAACTGAATTGTTAAAAATAATTCATAAAAAAGATTGTCAGTCTCTTGACCAAGAAAAACTTGTGGACGATATATTAATAAGCTATAATCATATTTTATCAAAGTATCAAGAGAATCATAATCCAATTTCTTATCAAAAAGTGCTTACAATAATGGATAGAAATAATTATAGTTTTTTTACAAGACACTTTATTAATCTTAGATATTTGTTGATGCCACGTCTGCTGTATATATTACTTATTTTTATTCCACCCATATTGATTACTGTGATATATGTTACGAAGTAA
- a CDS encoding tyrosine-type recombinase/integrase — translation MFLAKNDKSPYYQIVFFENGKRTTRSTKQTSEQEALKFLKTFKRTYQNPSDVDSTISQITIAKNTITLSEFKDEYLDYCFPAKSKKYLDSIAFSFKQFTSFCGNPLLSEIEIKTIDKFIYSTFHRTQRGAHHYYRTLKAAFNKAVEWNYIPINPFTKVKFPKIPKSFPVFLLEEELLIILANTSYQHLKDIFTVGFYTGLRLGELINMRWDWINFFQNQITVKCSDQFLTKNKKERIVPMNEKVRSILLSRSNSNTHQPHELVFYRIRNNILYQESISKQFKKIVRKSNLNDKIHFHTLRHSFASLLAQKGVSLYIIKELLGHEDLATTQIYSHLQQQNLRDAVNLL, via the coding sequence ATGTTCCTAGCAAAAAATGATAAGTCACCCTATTACCAAATAGTATTTTTCGAAAATGGTAAAAGAACTACTCGTTCCACTAAACAAACAAGCGAACAAGAAGCATTAAAATTCTTAAAAACATTTAAGAGAACTTATCAAAACCCTTCGGATGTTGATTCTACAATTTCTCAAATAACAATAGCTAAAAATACAATCACTCTTTCAGAATTCAAAGATGAATATTTGGACTACTGTTTTCCTGCAAAATCAAAAAAGTATCTTGATTCAATTGCGTTTTCCTTCAAACAATTTACTTCCTTCTGTGGAAATCCTCTACTCAGTGAAATTGAAATAAAAACAATTGATAAATTTATTTACTCAACTTTCCATCGGACTCAAAGAGGCGCACATCATTACTACCGCACACTGAAAGCAGCATTTAATAAAGCCGTTGAATGGAATTACATTCCAATCAATCCATTCACAAAGGTTAAATTTCCTAAAATTCCAAAGTCCTTTCCTGTGTTTCTCCTGGAAGAGGAATTACTAATCATTTTAGCAAATACTTCATATCAACATCTTAAAGATATTTTTACGGTTGGCTTCTATACTGGATTACGACTTGGTGAATTAATAAATATGCGTTGGGATTGGATCAACTTTTTTCAGAATCAAATCACTGTTAAGTGCTCAGATCAATTTCTAACTAAGAACAAAAAAGAAAGGATTGTTCCTATGAATGAAAAAGTAAGATCAATTTTATTGAGTCGTTCCAATTCTAATACCCATCAACCACATGAATTAGTTTTTTACAGAATTAGGAATAATATTCTTTATCAAGAATCTATCAGTAAACAATTCAAAAAAATAGTTCGCAAGTCAAATCTTAACGATAAAATCCATTTCCATACTTTGCGTCATTCATTCGCCTCTTTGCTTGCTCAAAAAGGAGTTTCTCTTTATATCATTAAAGAATTACTTGGCCATGAAGATTTAGCAACAACACAAATTTACAGTCACCTTCAACAGCAGAATCTGAGAGATGCGGTTAATCTTTTGTGA
- a CDS encoding protein phosphatase 2C domain-containing protein: MQILFDYSVNYLSDSNHQTKLPFSIFGMTQQGLSHKGQNIGNQDAACIFVGQNAIIGAIADGCTSGKNLNGKSSNQVGANIISYLAVSIARKLLMKNHISFDNFMSPFQQYLIDHLKKSLNALHPWKQEKNEVISNYFSATIITIVITKKKYLILYSGDGNVFINGEKKELKHQSGKYFTNNLFDLKYTKSGYIINPDYQIRCLQKGNSNHLNSILISTDGFIDDDVVAAENFPNFFFNPNGIINKNGFIDRRKDFRINLLEEITTSKNGRMWPADDATFISLNRINKSSL, translated from the coding sequence ATGCAAATATTATTCGATTATAGCGTAAACTATTTATCTGATTCTAATCACCAAACTAAATTACCATTTTCTATCTTTGGTATGACACAACAAGGTTTATCTCATAAAGGTCAAAACATTGGAAATCAAGATGCTGCTTGTATATTTGTCGGTCAAAATGCTATTATTGGAGCAATTGCTGATGGTTGTACTAGTGGCAAAAACTTGAATGGAAAATCTTCTAATCAAGTCGGAGCTAATATAATTAGTTATTTAGCAGTTAGTATTGCACGTAAACTTCTAATGAAGAATCATATTTCATTCGATAATTTTATGTCTCCATTTCAACAATATCTTATCGACCATCTTAAAAAATCTCTTAATGCTTTACACCCATGGAAACAAGAAAAGAATGAAGTTATTAGTAATTATTTTTCAGCCACTATCATCACAATAGTTATAACGAAAAAAAAGTATTTAATTTTATATAGTGGCGACGGAAATGTCTTTATTAATGGAGAGAAAAAGGAGTTAAAACATCAGAGTGGAAAGTATTTTACAAATAATCTCTTTGATTTAAAATATACAAAATCTGGGTACATAATAAATCCTGACTATCAAATTCGTTGTTTACAAAAAGGAAATTCTAATCATCTTAATAGCATTTTAATTTCTACAGATGGTTTTATTGACGATGATGTTGTAGCTGCAGAAAATTTCCCAAATTTCTTTTTTAATCCAAATGGCATCATTAATAAAAATGGATTTATTGATCGTAGAAAGGATTTCAGAATAAATTTACTTGAAGAAATAACAACTAGTAAAAATGGTAGAATGTGGCCGGCTGATGACGCTACTTTTATCTCGTTAAATAGAATTAATAAATCAAGTTTGTAA
- a CDS encoding sigma-54-dependent Fis family transcriptional regulator: MEKILVIDDDESIRQTLTNYLKRLGYSVLSAEDGKIGFGIIQNQQPDLIISDIKMPNLTGLELLKKAKEVDPLTKIILITAHDDVQTTIDAMQNGAYDYLEKPLDIERLKVTIARALESKTLSERIDSLIVDQVEEFQPEKRIIGKSKLMREVYKIIGQVSANRVTVLLHGESGTGKELVAKSIHYSGVTKADPFVAVNCTAITESLLESELFGHEKGSFTGADRTKKGKFELAGNGTIFLDEISEMSQHLQVKLLRVLQEKEFERVGGESVIPMKARIITATNRNIDQLVKEKKFREDLFYRLNVVKIELPPLRQRKDDIPLLINFLLQKINRELHKNVLKVSDDVLSMLQEHDWTGNVRELENTLIQAVVLTNGDVLLKQHILLKNQFSESSSFPINLTLAELEKKHISSVLEFTKWSKPKAAEILGISLPTLYSKIENYKLTKPE, encoded by the coding sequence ATGGAAAAAATTCTAGTAATAGATGATGACGAATCAATTCGTCAGACGCTAACAAATTATTTGAAACGACTTGGCTATTCTGTTCTCTCTGCAGAAGATGGAAAAATTGGTTTCGGTATTATTCAAAATCAACAACCGGATTTAATCATCTCCGATATCAAAATGCCCAATCTAACCGGACTCGAACTTCTAAAGAAAGCAAAAGAGGTAGATCCGCTCACAAAAATAATTTTAATAACAGCGCATGATGATGTTCAGACTACGATTGATGCAATGCAAAACGGAGCTTATGATTATCTTGAAAAGCCTCTCGATATTGAGCGACTCAAAGTTACAATTGCGCGCGCCCTTGAATCTAAAACTCTCAGCGAAAGAATTGATTCACTTATTGTAGATCAAGTCGAGGAGTTCCAGCCTGAAAAAAGAATCATTGGTAAGTCTAAACTGATGAGAGAAGTTTATAAAATAATTGGACAAGTTTCTGCAAATCGAGTTACAGTTTTATTACATGGGGAAAGTGGAACCGGTAAAGAACTAGTTGCCAAATCAATACATTACAGCGGAGTTACAAAAGCTGATCCATTTGTTGCGGTTAACTGCACTGCTATAACTGAATCTCTTCTTGAAAGCGAATTATTTGGACATGAGAAAGGCTCATTTACCGGTGCCGATAGAACAAAAAAAGGAAAGTTTGAACTTGCTGGAAACGGCACAATCTTTCTTGATGAAATATCCGAAATGTCGCAGCATCTTCAAGTAAAACTACTCCGCGTTTTGCAAGAAAAAGAATTTGAGCGTGTTGGTGGCGAATCTGTTATTCCAATGAAAGCAAGAATCATTACCGCTACAAACAGAAATATTGATCAGCTTGTAAAAGAAAAGAAATTCCGCGAGGATCTCTTTTACCGTTTGAATGTTGTCAAAATAGAACTACCACCGCTTCGTCAAAGAAAAGATGATATACCACTGCTTATAAATTTCTTATTGCAAAAGATCAATCGTGAACTTCACAAAAATGTTCTTAAAGTCTCTGATGATGTTTTGAGTATGCTACAAGAACACGATTGGACTGGCAATGTGCGTGAACTTGAAAATACTCTTATACAAGCTGTGGTTTTAACCAATGGAGATGTTCTTCTAAAACAACACATATTACTTAAAAATCAATTCTCAGAATCTTCCTCATTTCCAATTAATCTTACTCTTGCGGAACTTGAGAAAAAACATATCTCTTCTGTTTTGGAATTTACAAAATGGAGTAAACCTAAAGCCGCAGAAATACTTGGAATCTCTCTCCCTACACTTTATTCAAAAATCGAGAACTATAAGCTTACTAAGCCGGAATAA